From Candidatus Brocadiaceae bacterium, the proteins below share one genomic window:
- a CDS encoding DUF3344 domain-containing protein: protein MNMKLIWPLFLFIIFSMVALQVDSIFADQGVAGSDVSSEADIRVEHTFRHINASHVANGVALRNRASGWIHLRGVPSGSTVLQAYLYFNFSDTKSNGSDFYPVLFNGNRLTAGKVADNADPCWGMGGNHTYRVTVTPFIPTSNPNQDYEVVPIFGGRVDTTGENPWAGTFPAPNKRFEGATLVVVYTNEEIIGNTVFIYDALSGSEFSSILTATLLHPFISGTGLFTMSGADGQRGGGHDNAFSNETGTFNGVQFSGPPVAASDWDGSDGLPLPQLWDVHTHIVKMDGQASTIIYNAGSDCLVPVVFILDI, encoded by the coding sequence ATGAATATGAAACTGATTTGGCCGCTTTTTCTATTTATAATTTTTTCTATGGTAGCATTGCAGGTTGATTCCATTTTTGCAGATCAAGGCGTTGCAGGTTCGGATGTATCAAGTGAAGCGGATATTAGGGTAGAACATACCTTCAGGCATATTAATGCAAGCCATGTCGCAAATGGCGTGGCGTTAAGAAACAGAGCCTCTGGTTGGATACATCTGCGTGGTGTCCCGAGTGGTAGCACCGTTTTGCAAGCGTATCTTTACTTTAATTTCTCTGATACGAAGAGCAATGGGAGCGATTTTTACCCTGTATTATTTAATGGAAATCGTTTAACTGCCGGAAAAGTTGCCGATAACGCGGATCCATGTTGGGGCATGGGAGGAAACCATACCTACAGGGTAACCGTAACACCTTTCATACCCACATCGAATCCAAATCAAGACTATGAGGTTGTTCCTATATTTGGCGGAAGAGTAGACACTACTGGTGAAAATCCATGGGCGGGTACCTTTCCAGCTCCAAACAAGAGGTTTGAAGGTGCTACACTTGTTGTTGTATATACGAATGAAGAGATAATTGGAAATACGGTATTTATCTATGATGCTCTCAGCGGGTCAGAATTTTCCAGCATTTTAACTGCCACCCTGCTGCATCCCTTTATAAGCGGTACCGGGCTTTTTACGATGAGTGGAGCTGACGGGCAACGTGGTGGAGGGCATGATAACGCTTTTAGTAATGAGACAGGCACATTCAACGGAGTGCAATTTTCTGGTCCTCCTGTTGCGGCGAGCGATTGGGATGGAAGTGATGGATTGCCATTGCCACAGCTTTGGGATGTCCATACCCATATAGTGAAAATGGATGGGCAAGCTTCCACGATCATATACAACGCAGGAAGTGACTGTCTCGTTCCTGTGGTATTTATATTAGACATATAA
- a CDS encoding ATP-binding cassette domain-containing protein, translated as MIRIDKLNKSFGPIIAVKDVSFTVEKGEVLGFLGPNGAGKSTVMKILACFLKPDSGTATICGYDILRNPIEARQSIGYLAENVPLYNDMTVGDFLDFICDARGIEGNARKQSIDRVVPMCSIESVFHQTIETLSKGYKRRVGLAQSLIHDPKVLILDEPTDGLDPNQKHEVRELINTMAKDKCIIVSTHILDEVEAVCPRTIIMSQGQILVDSPTEKLKKDYQCDLVSIFRKITNPVQYTVQPFSA; from the coding sequence ATGATACGTATAGATAAATTAAACAAAAGCTTCGGACCAATTATCGCGGTTAAGGATGTATCGTTTACGGTTGAAAAGGGTGAGGTCCTGGGATTCCTGGGACCTAACGGGGCAGGGAAAAGTACCGTAATGAAAATACTGGCCTGCTTTCTGAAGCCTGACAGCGGCACTGCTACGATATGCGGATATGACATTTTAAGAAACCCTATTGAGGCAAGACAGTCTATCGGTTATCTGGCAGAGAATGTGCCCTTGTATAACGATATGACTGTGGGAGATTTTCTCGATTTTATCTGTGATGCAAGGGGAATCGAAGGTAATGCGCGAAAACAATCAATTGATCGCGTTGTTCCAATGTGTTCCATAGAATCGGTTTTCCACCAAACCATTGAGACCCTTTCAAAAGGATATAAAAGGAGGGTAGGATTGGCCCAATCGTTAATTCACGATCCGAAGGTACTTATTCTAGACGAACCTACCGATGGGCTGGACCCCAACCAGAAGCATGAAGTGCGAGAGCTGATTAACACGATGGCCAAAGATAAGTGCATTATTGTGTCCACCCACATCCTGGATGAAGTGGAAGCCGTCTGCCCAAGGACCATAATTATGTCCCAGGGGCAAATACTCGTGGATTCACCGACAGAAAAATTGAAAAAGGACTATCAATGCGATCTTGTCTCCATTTTTCGCAAGATTACGAATCCCGTACAGTATACAGTGCAACCTTTTTCAGCATAA
- the hydG gene encoding [FeFe] hydrogenase H-cluster radical SAM maturase HydG has protein sequence MKNYIDEDKIVDLLEGTKNPSFIRAETILEKSLRLKGLEPAEVAALLNCEDANTLHRIFVAAKKVKEQIYGNRLVLFAPLYLSNRCINDCLYCGFRQGTYTGKTRLLRASEVRDETKALIAQGHKRLLLVSAEDPAVNIEYLEEIIKTVYETRHGRGSIRRVNVNVAPMSAKDFKRLKNTEIGTYQVFQETYHKETYGKLHPSGPKSDYAKRLYACDLAQSAGIDDVGIGALFGLYNHKFEVLALLYHAAHLEAKFGAGPHTISVPRLEPAQGSPVSSHPPSPVSDTELKKIIAILRLAVPYTGIILSTRENATVRNELFHLGISQISAGSKTVPGSYSGDERAQGQFSISDNRPLSKVIEDLTSMGFLPSFCTSCYRSGRTGENFMHLAKPGEIKNFCHPNALLTFEEYLLDYNPKLAQKMKDLITSEVHKISDQKVRQITTDYINSLIQGKRGLSL, from the coding sequence ATGAAAAACTACATCGACGAAGATAAAATAGTGGACCTGCTGGAAGGGACAAAAAACCCTTCCTTTATCAGGGCAGAAACGATACTTGAAAAATCTTTACGGCTAAAAGGACTGGAACCCGCAGAGGTTGCCGCCCTTCTGAATTGCGAAGATGCAAACACACTGCATCGCATCTTCGTGGCCGCTAAAAAGGTTAAAGAACAGATTTACGGAAATCGTCTGGTGTTATTTGCCCCCCTTTACTTATCAAACAGATGTATTAATGACTGTCTTTATTGCGGCTTCAGGCAAGGGACTTATACAGGAAAAACTCGTCTTTTAAGAGCAAGTGAAGTGCGGGACGAGACAAAGGCCCTCATCGCACAGGGGCACAAACGACTACTCCTCGTCTCCGCGGAAGATCCCGCAGTCAATATTGAATATCTGGAAGAAATCATAAAGACGGTCTATGAAACGAGACATGGCCGCGGTTCCATTAGACGGGTAAATGTCAATGTAGCGCCAATGAGCGCAAAGGATTTCAAAAGACTTAAAAATACAGAAATAGGAACCTACCAGGTGTTTCAGGAGACATATCACAAAGAAACATACGGCAAACTGCACCCGTCAGGACCAAAGTCTGACTATGCAAAACGCCTGTATGCCTGCGATCTTGCCCAGAGTGCCGGCATAGATGATGTGGGTATCGGAGCGTTGTTTGGACTCTATAATCACAAATTCGAGGTATTGGCGCTACTCTATCACGCAGCGCATCTTGAGGCAAAATTTGGTGCTGGCCCGCATACAATTTCCGTTCCACGACTTGAACCTGCCCAGGGATCCCCTGTTTCTTCACACCCTCCCAGCCCGGTTTCAGATACGGAATTGAAAAAGATCATCGCCATCCTCCGTCTGGCCGTTCCCTATACGGGAATAATACTTTCCACACGGGAAAATGCAACCGTAAGAAATGAACTCTTTCACCTCGGCATATCACAGATATCGGCAGGTTCGAAGACGGTACCCGGTAGTTATAGCGGTGACGAACGAGCGCAGGGACAGTTCAGTATATCAGACAACCGACCCCTTTCAAAGGTAATAGAAGATCTGACATCCATGGGGTTTTTACCCAGTTTTTGCACCTCCTGCTATCGTTCAGGCAGAACCGGTGAAAATTTTATGCATTTGGCCAAACCAGGTGAGATAAAAAATTTTTGCCACCCAAACGCCCTCCTCACATTCGAAGAATATCTTCTGGATTATAATCCAAAACTTGCCCAAAAGATGAAAGACCTTATCACCTCAGAAGTGCACAAGATTTCAGACCAAAAAGTCAGACAAATAACAACAGACTATATAAATTCCCTCATCCAGGGAAAAAGAGGTCTCTCTTTGTAG
- a CDS encoding ABC transporter permease, translated as MRGLSAVFKRELKSYFTTPVAYVFLVIFLFFSGYMTFKQGFFEIRQADMHTFFMNMPLLFIFLVPATAMRLWAEERRVGSIELLLTLPITVTQAVLGKYFAAWLFLIIALALTFPMVITVCFLGDPDVGLIITGYLGSVLMAGAFIAIGCFFSAVSKNQVISFVLSVVACALLVFAGMPTTLNYLSTFLPAGLVTAIGTMSLQSHFESIQKGVLEFKDFSYFIVLIIGWITAGSFMLDERKAH; from the coding sequence ATGCGTGGCCTTTCAGCAGTATTCAAAAGAGAACTGAAATCATATTTTACTACACCAGTTGCCTATGTATTTCTTGTCATCTTCCTGTTTTTCTCCGGATACATGACATTTAAGCAGGGTTTTTTTGAGATACGGCAGGCGGACATGCATACCTTTTTCATGAACATGCCTTTGCTCTTTATCTTTTTAGTGCCTGCAACGGCAATGAGGCTCTGGGCGGAGGAGCGAAGGGTTGGCTCAATTGAACTCTTATTAACTCTCCCTATTACCGTGACACAAGCGGTCCTCGGGAAATATTTTGCCGCGTGGCTCTTTCTTATAATCGCGCTGGCGCTGACCTTTCCCATGGTAATAACTGTCTGTTTTCTGGGCGATCCGGACGTGGGCCTGATTATCACCGGCTACCTGGGAAGCGTATTAATGGCAGGCGCATTTATCGCAATCGGTTGCTTTTTTTCTGCTGTCAGTAAAAACCAGGTGATTAGTTTTGTCCTGTCGGTTGTCGCATGCGCACTACTGGTTTTTGCCGGCATGCCAACAACATTAAACTATCTGTCAACGTTTTTACCGGCAGGTTTGGTAACCGCAATCGGCACAATGAGCCTTCAATCACACTTTGAATCGATCCAAAAGGGTGTGCTGGAGTTTAAGGACTTTTCCTATTTTATCGTATTGATTATCGGCTGGATTACCGCGGGCAGTTTTATGTTAGATGAAAGGAAAGCTCATTAA
- a CDS encoding DUF4340 domain-containing protein — protein sequence MNNKNLILLGSIAVLMIIWAVVQSRISNRPNKEQHTNTYLIQGLDPDDIGSIVVKSKEDMVTLKHVDNSFVITDKDDYPAVSDEINTLITSCLDIRTSELYTDNPENFKDLGVTEEDAQNVIKFLKEDLGLITGIIIGNTKERGEGTFVRLVSNNNVYVTLKTPWIKNKATNYLDQELISIHRDDIESVTINLPKESYSLKEDNETKNIVLDNLPEGKKLNESAAASVFTALSNLRFFDVKRNSSLEKKLNFDKQFICKLKNSTAYTINIAHNDDKTFITCTAEFTDKTPVVKEKGTESEEELKRKESILLAHEKAEAFQARHHDWVYEISEYNATNLTKERSALFEAAIDANEENTEKETSEDKKPTPFHSTN from the coding sequence ATGAATAATAAAAACCTTATCCTGTTAGGCAGCATTGCCGTGCTGATGATTATCTGGGCAGTCGTTCAATCGCGCATATCAAACAGGCCTAACAAAGAGCAGCATACGAATACCTACCTTATACAAGGTCTTGATCCTGACGACATCGGCAGCATCGTAGTAAAAAGCAAAGAAGATATGGTAACATTAAAACACGTGGATAATTCTTTTGTGATAACAGACAAAGATGATTATCCGGCTGTTTCAGACGAAATAAATACCCTTATCACGTCGTGCCTTGATATACGCACATCCGAGCTGTACACAGACAACCCGGAAAACTTTAAAGACCTTGGAGTTACGGAAGAAGACGCACAAAACGTCATAAAATTCCTCAAGGAAGACTTGGGCCTTATTACCGGCATTATCATTGGTAATACAAAGGAACGGGGAGAAGGCACATTTGTTCGTTTGGTTTCCAACAACAACGTTTACGTCACATTAAAAACCCCATGGATTAAAAATAAGGCGACAAACTATCTTGACCAGGAACTTATTTCAATACATCGCGACGATATCGAATCGGTAACGATCAATCTTCCCAAAGAATCATATTCATTAAAAGAAGATAACGAAACGAAAAACATCGTGCTGGATAATCTTCCCGAAGGTAAAAAATTGAATGAAAGCGCTGCAGCGAGTGTATTTACCGCATTAAGTAATCTCAGATTTTTTGATGTGAAAAGAAATTCTTCCCTGGAGAAAAAACTGAACTTTGACAAACAATTTATTTGCAAATTAAAGAATTCCACGGCATACACCATAAACATTGCCCATAATGATGACAAAACGTTTATCACCTGTACGGCAGAATTTACCGATAAAACACCCGTTGTAAAAGAAAAGGGTACGGAATCGGAAGAAGAACTGAAAAGGAAGGAGTCCATACTGCTCGCGCATGAAAAGGCGGAAGCTTTTCAGGCAAGACACCATGACTGGGTATATGAAATTTCCGAATATAATGCCACGAATTTGACAAAAGAACGATCGGCATTATTTGAGGCGGCAATAGATGCTAACGAAGAAAACACTGAGAAGGAAACATCCGAAGATAAAAAACCAACTCCTTTCCATAGCACAAACTAG
- a CDS encoding integrase core domain-containing protein, translating to MFEFSSIPMLFANNPSYEHSLHPEFIARDFKEFIRVCGMTHVKTSPYYPQSNGKIERWHKSLKSECIRLKTPFCVDDARGIVEGFVEYYNTKRLHGALGYIVPKDKLEGREQTIFSERDKKLHKAREKRKIRRMGVLCGEESKDS from the coding sequence ATGTTCGAATTTTCTTCTATACCCATGTTATTTGCAAACAATCCAAGTTATGAACATAGCCTTCATCCCGAGTTTATTGCCAGAGATTTTAAAGAATTCATTCGTGTTTGCGGTATGACTCATGTAAAGACATCACCGTATTATCCGCAAAGCAATGGGAAGATAGAACGGTGGCACAAATCATTGAAAAGCGAATGTATTCGACTCAAGACGCCTTTTTGTGTGGATGATGCAAGAGGAATCGTGGAGGGTTTTGTGGAGTATTATAATACCAAACGACTCCATGGCGCATTGGGGTATATTGTACCCAAAGACAAACTGGAAGGCCGGGAACAAACCATTTTTTCCGAACGTGATAAAAAGTTGCACAAAGCACGGGAGAAAAGGAAAATCAGGAGAATGGGTGTCTTGTGCGGGGAAGAGTCCAAAGACTCATAG
- the mgtE gene encoding magnesium transporter, whose protein sequence is MLQWTKIFIPEIKELIKTRNFRGLRDFLRERHPADIVDILKSLNPTERVMSFRLLDKNKISEVFALFEPSEQEELLQHFAEQRVKELLVEMQPDDRTQLFDELPADLVEQFLKLLPPLERQEANELLNYPDNSAGRIMTPEYVGLRMDMTITQALEHIRTTGPNRETIYNCYIIDRTRKLCGVASLKNIILANPEQLIKDIMNEDVVSVHTTDDQEIVAQIVQKYDFLAVPVVDNDNRLVGIVTIDDIMDVVQEEITEDFQKMAGIQTIEKEYFRAAFSKRITNRILWLVVLVFAATISQTILKGYAEVLSSMIAIAYFIPMLTGSGGNTGSQSSTLIIRALSTGEVKTGECWGIVLRELRIGIVLGLIMGSLAFAIAAISLGQITLAIAVGISLCTVVSVGNIVGITIPLFFRIAKLDPAFVSAPLIATLLDATGLVIYFEIARRILHIAAS, encoded by the coding sequence ATGCTGCAATGGACAAAGATATTTATTCCTGAAATAAAGGAACTTATTAAAACCAGAAACTTCAGGGGGCTCAGGGACTTCCTTCGGGAACGTCATCCTGCTGACATTGTTGATATCCTGAAATCTCTCAATCCAACGGAACGTGTTATGAGTTTCAGATTACTCGACAAAAATAAAATCTCTGAGGTGTTCGCTCTGTTTGAACCCAGTGAACAAGAAGAACTCCTTCAACATTTTGCCGAACAGCGAGTAAAAGAACTATTAGTAGAAATGCAACCCGATGATCGCACCCAACTTTTTGACGAATTACCCGCCGATTTGGTGGAACAATTTCTGAAACTGCTCCCGCCGTTGGAACGACAAGAAGCCAATGAATTATTGAATTATCCGGATAATTCAGCGGGACGAATCATGACACCGGAGTACGTAGGACTGCGAATGGACATGACAATAACACAGGCCCTCGAACATATTCGCACAACAGGCCCAAACCGAGAAACGATTTACAATTGTTATATCATAGACAGAACCAGGAAGCTCTGTGGCGTTGCGTCCTTAAAGAATATCATCCTTGCCAATCCGGAACAACTCATTAAAGACATTATGAATGAAGATGTGGTCTCCGTACATACCACGGATGACCAGGAAATCGTTGCCCAGATCGTCCAGAAATATGATTTCCTGGCTGTCCCCGTTGTAGACAATGATAACAGGTTGGTCGGTATTGTAACCATAGATGATATTATGGACGTTGTACAGGAGGAGATAACAGAAGATTTCCAGAAGATGGCAGGAATTCAAACAATCGAAAAAGAATATTTCCGGGCGGCATTCTCCAAGCGCATTACGAATCGCATCCTCTGGCTTGTGGTTCTTGTATTTGCAGCAACCATATCACAAACAATACTAAAGGGATACGCGGAAGTACTCAGTTCCATGATCGCTATTGCTTATTTTATTCCCATGCTTACCGGCTCCGGAGGTAATACCGGATCGCAATCCTCTACTCTCATTATTCGTGCATTGTCAACGGGAGAAGTAAAAACCGGAGAATGCTGGGGTATTGTATTGCGAGAACTCAGAATCGGAATTGTACTCGGGCTTATCATGGGCAGTCTCGCTTTTGCAATCGCGGCCATTTCCCTGGGACAAATCACATTAGCCATAGCGGTTGGTATTTCTTTGTGCACGGTTGTTAGTGTGGGAAATATTGTCGGCATTACCATACCCTTATTTTTTCGCATAGCAAAATTAGACCCTGCCTTCGTATCCGCTCCACTTATTGCAACGCTTTTGGACGCAACAGGGTTGGTGATATATTTTGAGATAGCGAGAAGAATACTTCATATTGCGGCATCATAA
- the hydE gene encoding [FeFe] hydrogenase H-cluster radical SAM maturase HydE, whose protein sequence is MCYAIPGNVKNIDGNCITVDYFGEERKARNDFYALRVGDYVYAQGGFVVQKIEEKDAEAILDTWKELFFQLKETDAKLSKLYHDKTNLSKDFLNSINRAVHGKSLSRQEALRLLSSEDRNELDVLCKSANFIRQKYLDNACCVHGIIEFSNLCRCDCAYCGINASNTSLKRFRLDPDEILSVAEDAVKRLGFKGIVLQSGEDPSYTSEEILDIIRKIRNNFPVLLFLSVGEREERFYRKAYDAGAKAVLFRFETTDEHLYAQLHPHSSLKERIRYLELFKDIGYLIASGGLIGLPGQSTESSVDDFLFAKKLGCDMYSFGPFLPHPDTVLSCCTAPGVEYVLKSLAVLRLIDPFGKILVTTALESLNSQARKRALLSGANSIMLNLTPRDYTGLYDIYPHRAAVNIPIEKQIEEALQLLKSIGRAPTDLGL, encoded by the coding sequence GTGTGTTACGCTATTCCCGGGAATGTTAAAAATATTGATGGAAATTGCATTACCGTTGATTATTTCGGCGAAGAAAGAAAGGCGCGAAATGATTTTTATGCGCTCCGGGTAGGCGACTACGTTTACGCGCAGGGAGGGTTTGTCGTTCAAAAGATAGAGGAAAAGGACGCCGAGGCAATTTTAGATACCTGGAAAGAACTGTTCTTTCAACTAAAGGAAACAGACGCCAAACTCTCAAAATTATATCATGACAAAACAAATCTCAGCAAAGATTTTTTGAATAGTATTAACAGGGCGGTGCATGGAAAATCCCTGTCACGGCAGGAGGCTCTGAGGCTGCTTTCCAGCGAAGACCGGAACGAGCTGGATGTGTTATGCAAATCGGCAAATTTCATACGCCAAAAGTATCTGGACAATGCCTGCTGCGTTCATGGAATTATTGAATTTTCAAACCTTTGCAGATGCGATTGCGCGTATTGCGGCATAAACGCGTCAAACACCTCGCTGAAACGTTTCAGACTTGACCCGGATGAAATTTTATCCGTAGCGGAAGATGCGGTAAAACGTCTGGGATTTAAGGGAATTGTGCTGCAATCGGGAGAGGATCCATCGTATACATCGGAAGAGATTCTGGATATTATCAGGAAAATAAGAAACAATTTCCCCGTTTTGCTTTTCCTGAGCGTGGGGGAAAGAGAAGAACGCTTTTACCGAAAGGCGTATGACGCCGGCGCAAAAGCGGTATTGTTTCGGTTCGAGACCACCGATGAGCATCTCTATGCACAGTTGCATCCGCATTCTTCCCTGAAGGAAAGGATTCGATATCTTGAACTCTTCAAGGACATCGGTTACCTTATTGCATCCGGCGGCCTTATCGGCCTTCCCGGTCAAAGCACAGAGAGCAGTGTCGATGATTTTCTGTTTGCAAAAAAACTAGGCTGCGATATGTATTCGTTCGGCCCGTTTCTTCCACACCCTGATACAGTGCTTTCCTGCTGCACAGCGCCCGGCGTGGAATATGTCCTCAAATCCCTTGCGGTTTTGAGGCTTATCGATCCCTTCGGAAAGATCCTTGTGACGACCGCCCTGGAATCTCTCAATTCACAGGCAAGGAAACGCGCCCTTTTAAGTGGAGCAAATTCAATTATGCTGAACCTGACACCCAGGGATTACACAGGGCTTTACGACATCTATCCCCACAGGGCTGCTGTAAATATACCCATTGAAAAACAGATAGAAGAGGCCCTGCAACTGCTGAAAAGTATTGGCAGGGCTCCGACGGATTTAGGTTTATGA
- a CDS encoding GldG family protein codes for MNRTVRTIIGVALVLVITFSTISVCQNLGKSIKIDVTEQNLYTLSDGTKAILQKLNQPVKVKLYYAETAALKGPDQIRYFNNYYQFVKSLLEEYTAAANGMIDLQIIDPRPFSEEEAQALRYGLKRFSITEEESFFFGLVVQTQFGVEKSIPFFSPDRQNFIEYDISSLIDTAITRQKTRIGIMSSLPVMGDEVSGYMAQMMQMQGQRPKPAWTFVEQLKNTYEVKSIGSDTEEIKDIDILLVIHPKDLPGKTLFAIDQFVLKNGRAIICVDPHCVVDQPDPRAMQMGRMPSQSSDLDLLFQTWGLEMKPNTFAGDRNLALRASVSENSRPETMIGFLNLVPGCFDTENVITADINQVRLLFSGVLNEKNMSAEDPGEDKSNVKRFPLLMTTSGGNSWSVSNPFELMTPNPSALMKKFVDGSEPVNMAYLVTGKLKTGFPEGIEITSETDEPESSGAMDDSQAKKETTKKLTGVKEAEEDCAVIVFADVDFISDMIAYQDTFLGKMLVGDNSTLMLNAIDKLGGSSDLISIRSRGNFKRPFTIVDAIEKTAEKETAAEEAKINAEIAGFQEKLQSILTSGEESEKEIVGSSLLQKKKELELNIHQAQRELRRVKMKRRERIERLGNLLQNFNMLMAPAVILIVAIVLGIRRSAKKRYYISHPGNSQ; via the coding sequence ATGAATAGAACCGTGAGAACAATTATCGGGGTCGCCCTTGTTCTGGTAATTACGTTTTCAACCATCAGTGTTTGTCAAAACCTGGGCAAATCCATAAAAATTGATGTCACCGAACAGAATCTTTACACTCTTTCAGATGGCACAAAGGCCATTTTGCAGAAACTGAATCAACCGGTGAAGGTCAAACTCTATTACGCTGAAACGGCAGCCCTTAAGGGACCAGACCAGATCCGATATTTCAACAATTATTATCAGTTTGTCAAATCACTGCTGGAAGAATATACTGCAGCCGCAAACGGCATGATTGATTTACAGATAATTGACCCACGGCCATTTTCAGAAGAGGAGGCACAAGCACTGCGGTATGGCTTAAAACGATTTTCCATAACGGAAGAGGAGAGCTTCTTTTTCGGACTAGTAGTCCAGACACAGTTTGGGGTTGAAAAGTCCATTCCATTCTTTTCTCCTGACCGGCAGAATTTTATTGAATACGACATAAGTTCCCTGATAGACACTGCAATCACACGGCAGAAAACCAGGATAGGTATCATGAGTTCTCTACCGGTAATGGGTGATGAGGTAAGCGGATACATGGCACAGATGATGCAAATGCAGGGTCAACGGCCGAAACCCGCATGGACCTTTGTCGAGCAGTTAAAAAACACCTATGAAGTAAAAAGTATCGGGTCAGACACCGAGGAAATCAAGGACATTGACATATTGCTTGTCATACACCCAAAGGATTTACCGGGAAAAACCTTGTTTGCCATAGACCAATTTGTGCTGAAAAACGGCAGGGCCATCATCTGCGTAGACCCACATTGCGTTGTTGACCAGCCAGACCCAAGGGCAATGCAGATGGGAAGAATGCCTTCTCAGAGCTCAGACCTGGATCTGCTCTTTCAGACATGGGGGTTGGAAATGAAACCGAATACCTTTGCGGGTGATCGCAATTTAGCCTTACGGGCATCAGTATCGGAAAACAGCAGGCCGGAAACCATGATCGGTTTTCTTAATCTGGTACCGGGGTGTTTTGACACAGAGAATGTTATTACCGCAGATATTAATCAGGTAAGGCTTCTTTTTTCCGGAGTACTCAACGAAAAAAATATGTCTGCTGAAGATCCGGGTGAAGACAAGAGCAATGTCAAACGATTTCCACTCCTAATGACGACATCCGGCGGCAACAGCTGGTCTGTCAGCAACCCATTTGAATTAATGACACCAAATCCATCCGCGCTGATGAAAAAATTTGTTGATGGCTCCGAACCGGTGAATATGGCTTATCTGGTTACCGGAAAACTCAAAACCGGCTTTCCAGAAGGCATAGAGATCACCAGCGAAACAGATGAGCCTGAATCATCAGGCGCAATGGATGATTCACAGGCCAAGAAAGAGACCACAAAGAAATTAACGGGCGTAAAGGAAGCCGAAGAAGATTGCGCGGTAATCGTGTTTGCCGATGTAGATTTTATAAGTGATATGATCGCATACCAGGATACTTTTTTAGGCAAGATGCTTGTAGGTGATAACAGCACTCTCATGCTGAATGCAATTGACAAGCTGGGAGGGTCCAGTGATTTGATATCAATACGATCCAGGGGGAATTTTAAACGCCCGTTCACTATTGTCGATGCTATAGAAAAAACTGCCGAAAAAGAGACCGCAGCTGAAGAAGCCAAAATAAATGCTGAGATTGCGGGATTTCAGGAAAAATTACAGTCAATTCTTACTTCCGGGGAAGAAAGCGAAAAGGAAATTGTAGGAAGTTCTCTTTTACAGAAAAAAAAGGAGCTTGAATTAAACATCCACCAGGCACAACGCGAATTGCGTCGTGTGAAAATGAAAAGACGCGAACGCATAGAGCGCCTGGGCAACCTTCTTCAAAATTTTAACATGCTAATGGCCCCAGCTGTTATATTAATAGTTGCTATTGTTTTGGGTATACGCCGGTCTGCGAAAAAAAGATATTATATCAGCCATCCGGGTAACTCCCAATAA